One Argentina anserina chromosome 6, drPotAnse1.1, whole genome shotgun sequence genomic window, GAAAATATAATTCCTTCATTATCCACTTTTTTATGTATGGGAACTCTACACATTCAATTCCCTCTCAGTATGACTAAAGGAAATGTTTTGTTCTCAAATATTTCTCTACTATGTACCTGctcaaataattatatatgtttctcttgtaTGATAACACTAAATTTTTCATGTACAATATCTATAACGCTATAATTCAAATGATTAATCTAAATTTTATGAAATTAAACTCATGGTATCAAAGTAGATAATGAAAGATATTTAGAACAATCTATATGTTTCTTCTATTAAAAATAATTCGTACTAAAATTTTACTTGTAGtaaattaagtatttattatttaaagtccGAGAAAGTGGGATATGCCCAATCTCATCCCGATTTCATCTCGGTCCCGATCCCGAAGGGATTGATCTCAAGTGGGACGAACTTTGAAAAACACAAATCATGTCTGAATCTCGTCCTAAATTTAATGAGTGAGACGAGACACAAAATTAGTCTCATCCTGTCTCATCCCGTCCCCACCGACTCTCATCACATCGCATCACACATGACCAAGTGACCAACCAACCCAACAACCATCCTAGTTCTGGTTGCATTGCCATATTTATTGTTTATTTTCTACTTGATTCCTTTGACAAAGGAAAATTTGGAAAGCATAAAATATAGATGACCAACTGAGATCAAGTTGGTCCAGTTGTATTTATCTGACTAATATGAGGTTCCAAATTCCCCTCTTCGCATACTTAAATAAGTGGGAAAATAGACAAAATATTAATACAAAATCAACAAATCATACCCGAAAGGATTATTAAAATCCAGTTGAATAGTATTACCTCAAATTTGTCTTTTGGTTCTCTGCCAATACAAAGTTCTTGCATAAACACAACGTGCAGCAACTGCTTTTGTGACAACCAGATCAATTAGCTCATCTCCAGATAACTCCAAATCTGCATATTCACATCGATTACACTTCACACTATAAAAGGAGCAGCTTACAACGTTCACTTCACTCATATCTACCGAACCAGCCATACAAATCTATAATCGATCAGCAGCAATGGCAGTTCTAAAGCTGAAGCTTGTGATCAGCCTTGTACTCATTCAAGCCCTCATGACTTAATCCTAGCTTCCCCATCAAACTCAGATATCTTCAGAGAATACATAGGAGCTGAATTCAATAATGTCAAATTCTCTGATGTTCCCATTAACCCAAATGTTGAGTTCCACTTCCTTCTGTCCTTTGCCATTGACTACGACACCTCAGGttcttcacccaccaatggaAACTTCAATGTCTTTTGGGACACTGACAACCTCGGCGCTTCTCAAGTTTCAGACATCAAGAATTCCCATTCCAATGTGAAAGTTGGCGTAAGCTTAGGAGGGGACAGCGTCAATAGTGGCTCTGCTTATTTTAACCCTTCCTCGGTTGATTCATGGGTTTCTAATGCTGTTTCTTCACTCACAAGTATCATCCAGCAGTACAATCTAGATGGAATTGACATTGATTACGAGCACTTTAAATCCGATCCCAACACCTTTTCCGAGTGCATCGGAAGGCTTATAAAAACCCTCAAGGACAATGGTGTGATCAAGTTTGCTTCCATTGCTCCATTTGATGACGATGACGTCCAGAGCCACTACTTGGCCTTGTGGAAGAACTATGGCCAGTTGATAGACTATGTGAATTTCCAGTTCTATGCATATGATCAGAGCACCACTGTGTCTCAGTTCATCAATTATTTCAAGCAGCAAAGCTCAAATTACAATGGCGGGAAGGTCTTAGCAAGCTTTAGCACTGATGGGAGTGGTGGACTGTCCCCTGAAAATGGGTTCTTCACTGCCTGCCATAGGCTCAAGAGTGAACAAAACCTTCATGGTATCTTTGTTTGGTCTGCTGATGATTCCAAGAAAAATGGTTTCCGCTATGAAAAGCAATCCCAAGCTCTTTTGGCCATTCCACACTAGCATTGTACACCCACCCACAGTCACACTACCCCTGCTGCTATGGAGATGATTAAGATGCAGGACCTGGAATGGAGACGTTCCAGAGTACTGTATTAGTACAGTGCATGTGCTTTATCCAGTAGTAATACATATTTCTAAGTATCTTATTATACATGTGTGCTATATATTTATGAATACTATGTTATGTTCATTCAACTATAAGCATGTCCCTTGAGAGCATTCAGTTCTTTTTTACTCAGCTCATATATAATAAGAAAAAGACAATTCGATCACCAACCTTTGAGCTACGAAATTGTCCCAGTACAATCAGAAAATGGGGATCATATGCTCTTTTGCAACCACTTGGTGTATACAAGCCAATTAGATTGAGAGGTTCAAATGTGTGG contains:
- the LOC126798952 gene encoding LOW QUALITY PROTEIN: chitinase 2-like (The sequence of the model RefSeq protein was modified relative to this genomic sequence to represent the inferred CDS: inserted 1 base in 1 codon) produces the protein MAVLKLKLVISLVLIQALMTXILASPSNSDIFREYIGAEFNNVKFSDVPINPNVEFHFLLSFAIDYDTSGSSPTNGNFNVFWDTDNLGASQVSDIKNSHSNVKVGVSLGGDSVNSGSAYFNPSSVDSWVSNAVSSLTSIIQQYNLDGIDIDYEHFKSDPNTFSECIGRLIKTLKDNGVIKFASIAPFDDDDVQSHYLALWKNYGQLIDYVNFQFYAYDQSTTVSQFINYFKQQSSNYNGGKVLASFSTDGSGGLSPENGFFTACHRLKSEQNLHGIFVWSADDSKKNGFRYEKQSQALLAIPH